A genome region from Etheostoma cragini isolate CJK2018 chromosome 4, CSU_Ecrag_1.0, whole genome shotgun sequence includes the following:
- the scn8ab gene encoding sodium channel, voltage gated, type VIII, alpha subunit b isoform X3 has protein sequence MAAPLMSPPGPDSFKKFTPESLAKIEKRISEEKNKKPPKPRSDSSHRDTSDDNEPKPNSDLEAGKSLPFIYGDVPPGMSGVPLEDLDPYYQNLNMKTFIVLNKGKTIFRFSATPSLYIISPFNLLRRIAIKILIHALFSMIIMCTILTNCIFMTFSDPPEWSKQVEYTFTGIYTFESLTKIVARGFAIDGFTFLRDPWNWLDFMVISMAYITEFVDLGNVSALRTFRVLRALKTISVIPGLKTIVGALIQSVKKLSDVMILTVFCLSVFALIGLQLFMGNLRQKCVIWPINMTEQYLANGSRGFDWKEYIMNDSNFYFLPGQLDALLCGNSSDSGRCPEGFMCMKAGRNPNYGYTSFDSFGWAFLTLFRLMTQDFWENLYMLTLRAAGKTYMIFFVLVIFVGSFYLVNLILAVVAMAYEEQNQATIEEAEQKEAEFKAMLEQLKRQQDETQAAAMATSAGTVSEAALEDEGGGHLSRSSSEVSKLSSKSAKERRNRKKKWRQKEQEKEKGDSEKVVKSESDDGSKKSTIRFPGSRLGRKTSIMNQSLLSIPGSPFMSRHNSRSSIFSFKGRSKDMGSENEFADDEHSTVEESEDRRGSLFIPYRRNSYSGYSQGSSRIHPLAPHSGGKRNSTVDCNGVVSLTGPGPGRRLLPEVKIDKAATDDSTTDVEIKKKHSGSLMVSVDQLNSSFKGKDRANSQMSVVTNTLLEELEESQRKCPPCWYKFANIFLIWECFPLWLKIKHITYLIVMDPFVDLAITICIVLNTLFMAMEHYPMTEEFQGVLSVGNLVFTGIFAGEMFAKLIAMDPYYYFQEGWNCFDGFIVTLSLVELGLADVEGLSVLRSFRLLRVFKLAKSWPTLNMLIKIIGNSVGALGNLTLVLAIIVFIFAVVGMQLFGKNYKDCVCKIAPSCELPRWHMHDFFHSFLIVFRVLCGEWIETMWDCMEVAGQTMCLTVFMMVMVIGNLVVLNLFLALLLSSFSADNLAATDDDGEPNNLQLAVARIKIGIAWFKVNMRIVVATVLKKPIEDEQKPLDEMYEKKLNCIANHTVDINRELDYAKNGNGTTSGIGSSVGKYMIDEDYMSFIHNPNLTVCVPIAVGESDFENLNTEDFSSESDVENSKDLDDTSSSEGSTIDIKPDVEDVAVVEVVEEYVDPEACWTDECVAKYKCCDVPITHGWGKHWWFLRKTCYLIVEHNWFETLIIFMILLSSGALAFEDVYIEQRKTIRIILEYADRVFTYIFILEMLLKWVAYGFVKYFTNAWCWLDFFIVDVSIVSLIANALGYSDLGPIKSLRTLRALRPLRALSRFEGMRVVVNALVGAIPSIMNVLLVCLIFWLIFSIMGVNLFAGKYYYCYNETAEENFFPDVVNNKTECFALINANFSEVRWKNVKINFDNVGAGYLALLQVATFKGWMDIMYAAIDSRKVEDQPIYEDNLYMYIYFVIFIIFGSFFTLNLFIGVIIDNFNQQKKKFGGQDIFMTEEQKKYYNAMKKLGSKKPQKPIPRPQNQIQGMVFDFVTQQVFDISIMILICLNMVTMMVETDDQTEDTEVVLYWVNFIFIVVFTCEFVLKLFALRHYYFTNGWNIFDVVVVILSIVGMFLADLIEKYFVSPTLFRVIRLARIGRILRLIKGAKGIRTLLFALMMSLPALFNIGLLLFLVMFIFSIFGMSNFGYVKHGAGIDDMYNFETFGNSMIILFMITTSAGWDGLLLPILNYAPDCDPLLENPGTPATGDCGNPSVGIFFFVMYIIISFLIVVNMYIAIILENFSVATEESADPLSEDDFETFYEIWEKFDPDACQFITYAKLSDFADSLEHPLRVPKPNTIELIAMDMPMVSGDRIHCLDILFAFTKRVLGDSGELDMLRQQMEERFVAANPSKVSYEPITTTLRRKQEDVSSKIIQRAYRSYLARRGFVCKRKPANNKVENGGNNQEQEKKEGTPSTASLPSYDSVTKPDKEKQDDNNEGKGGRKEKGRNQKDIRESKC, from the exons aCATTTATAGTCCtcaacaaaggaaaaacaatcTTCCGCTTCAGTGCCACGCCCTCCTTGTACATCATAAGCCCGTTTAATCTACTAAGGCGAATAGCTATTAAGATTTTGATACATGC GTTATTCAGCATGATCATCATGTGTACGATTTTGACCAACTGTATATTCATGACATTTAGTGACCCCCCAGAATGGTCCAAACAAGTAGA GTATACCTTCACAGGTATCTATACGTTTGAATCACTCACAAAAATTGTTGCCAGAGGCTTCGCTATAGATGGGTTTACCTTTCTCAGAGACCCATGGAACTGGCTGGATTTCATGGTCATCTCAATGGC ATATATAACAGAGTTTGTGGACCTTGGGAATGTCTCGGCGCTGAGAACGTTCAGGGTTCTCCGAGCATTGAAAACAATTTCTGTCATTCCAG GCCTGAAGACCATTGTGGGTGCTCTGATCCAGTCGGTGAAGAAGCTGTCGGATGTGATGATCCTGACCGTCTTCTGTCTCAGTGTCTTTGCTCTAATTGGACTACAGCTCTTTATGGGGAACTTAAGGCAGAAGTGTGTAATCTGGCCAATCAACATGACTGAGCAATACCTGGCAAATGGCAGCAGGGGCTTTGACTGGAAGGAATACATCATGAATGACT ctaATTTCTACTTCCTTCCTGGTCAGCTTGATGCTCTGCTATGTGGGAATAGTTCTGACTCAGG GCGATGTCCAGAGGGCTTTATGTGTATGAAAGCCGGAAGGAACCCTAACTATGGTTACACCAGCTTTGACAGCTTTGGATGGGCTTTCCTCACCCTTTTTCGCCTCATGACCCAAGACTTCTGGGAAAATCTCTACATGCTG ACTCTACGAGCTGCAGGGAAAACATATATGATCTTCTTTGTGCTGGTCATCTTTGTGGGCTCTTTCTACCTGGTGAATCTCATCTTGGCTGTGGTGGCCATGGCTTATGAGGAGCAGAACCAGGCCACTATTGAGGAGGCGGAGCAGAAAGAGGCAGAATTCAAGGCCATGCTGGAACAGCTTAAGAGGCAGCAGGATGAAACACAG gcTGCCGCCATGGCGACATCTGCAGGCACTGTGTCAGAGGCTGCGTTAGAGGATGAAGGAGGAGGGCACTTGTCACGGAGCTCTTCTGAGGTGTCCAAGCTTAGCTCAAAGAGTGCCAAGGAGCGTCGAAATCGCAAGAAGAAATGGCGTCAGAAAgagcaggagaaagagaagggagacaGTGAGAAGGTTGTTAAGTCTGAGTCAGACGATGGCAGCAAGAAAAGTACCATTCGTTTCCCAGGAAGCCGGCTGGGGAGGAAGACATCCATTATGAACCAG TCACTGCTGAGCATCCCAGGTTCACCCTTCATGTCGCGCCACAACAGCCGCAGCAGCATCTTCAGCTTCAAAGGCCGTTCCAAGGACATGGGCTCAGAAAACGAGTTTGCCGACGATGAGCACAGTACAGTAGAGGAGAGCGAAGACCGCCGAGGCTCCCTGTTTATCCCTTACCGCCGCAACAGCTACAGTGGCTACAGCCAAGGCTCATCACGCATTCACCCGCTGGCACCCCACTCTGGAGGGAAGAGGAACAGCACAGTGGACTGCAATGGCGTGGTGTCTCTCACCGGCCCTGGGCCCGGCAGACGGCTTCTGCCTGAGGTGAAAATAGATAAGGCAGCCACTGATGACAGT ACTACTGACGTGGAGATTAAGAAGAAGCACTCTGGCTCTCTCATGGTATCTGTGGATCAGCTCAACTCTTCCTTCAAAGGAAAGGACCGTGCCAACAGTCAGATGAGCGTAGTCACCAACACACTTCTAGAGG AGTTGGAGGAGTCTCAGAGGAAGTGCCCTCCTTGTTGGTACAAGTTTGCCAACATCTTCCTCATCTGGGAGTGCTTTCCTTTGTGGCTGAAGATTAAGCACATAACTTACTTGATTGTCATGGACCCATTTGTTGACCTGGCCATCACCATCTGTATTGTCCTCAATACCCTCTTCATGGCCATGGAGCATTACCCCATGACTGAGGAATTTCAAGGGGTTCTTTCTGTTGGCAACCTG GTTTTCACAGGCATCTTTGCTGGGGAGATGTTTGCCAAGCTGATTGCCATGGATCCCTACTACTACTTCCAGGAAGGCTGGAACTGCTTTGACGGCTTCATTGTGACTCTGAGTTTAGTTGAGCTGGGACTGGCTGATGTGGAAGGTCTGTCAGTGCTCAGGTCATTCCGATTG TTAAGAGTGTTCAAACTAGCAAAATCGTGGCCCACCCTCAACATGCTGATCAAGATCATTGGTAATTCAGTGGGAGCTCTGGGTAATCTGACGCTGGTGCTGGCCATCATCGTTTTCATCTTTGCCGTCGTGGGCATGCAGCTGTTTGGCAAAAACTACAAGGACTGTGTGTGTAAGATCGCCCCGTCCTGTGAACTGCCTCGCTGGCACATGCATGACTTCTTCCACTCCTTCCTGATTGTGTTCAGAGTGTTGTGTGGGGAGTGGATTGAGACCATGTGGGACTGTATGGAGGTGGCAGGACAGACCATGTGCCTCACCGTCTTCATGATGGTCATGGTCATCGGAAACCTGGTg GTGCTGAACCTGTTCCTGGCCTTGCTGCTGAGCTCATTCAGTGCAGACAACCTCGCTGCCACAGATGACGATGGTGAACCCAACAACCTCCAACTTGCAGTTGCCCGCATTAAGATAGGGATCGCCTGGTTCAAGGTTAACATGCGGATCGTAGTAGCCACAGTGCTGAAAAAG CCTATAGAGGATGAACAGAAGCCTTTGGATGAAATGTACGAGAAGAAGCTCAACTGCATTGCAAACCACACAGTGGACATTAACCGTGAACTGGACTATGCTAAAAATGGCAATGGCACCACCAGCGGGATTGGGAGCAGTGTGGGAAAGTATATGATTGACGAGGACTACATGTCTTTCATCCACAACCCCAACCTCACTGTCTGTGTTCCCATCGCTGTTGGCGAGTCAGACTTCGAAAACCTAAACACGGAAGACTTTAGCAGTGAATCGGATGTGGAGAACAGTAAAGAT CTGGATGATACTAGTTCGTCTGAGGGCAGCACAATAGACATCAAGCCTGATGTGGAGGACGTTGCAGTGGTGGAGGTAGTGGAGGAGTATGTTGACCCAGAAGCTTGCTGGACAGATG AGTGTGTGGCCAAATACAAGTGCTGTGATGTTCCTATCACTCACGGCTGGGGAAAACACTGGTGGTTCCTGAGGAAGACCTGCTACCTGATTGTAGAACACAACTGGTTTGAAACCCTCATCATCTTCATGATCCTGCTCAGCAGTGGAGCCCTG GCCTTTGAGGATGTGTACATTGAGCAAAGGAAGACAATCCGCATCATTCTGGAGTATGCTGATCGGGTTTTCACCTATATCTTCATCCTGGAGATGTTGCTGAAATGGGTGGCCTACGGCTTTGTCAAGTACTTCACCAATGCCTGGTGTTGGTTAGACTTCTTCATTGTGGAT GTGTCTATAGTCAGCCTTATAGCTAATGCGTTGGGCTACTCCGATCTAGGCCCGATTAAATCACTCAGGACACTGAGGGCCTTGAGACCCCTCAGGGCCCTGTCACGTTTTGAAGGGATGAGG GTTGTGGTAAACGCCTTGGTGGGTGCAATCCCCTCCATCATGAATGTGCTGCTGGTGTGTCTCATCTTCTGGCTCATCTTCAGCATCATGGGTGTCAACCTGTTTGCTGGAAAGTATTACTACTGTTACAATGAGACAGCCGAGGAGAACTTCTTCCCTGATGTcgtcaacaacaaaacagagtgttTTGCACTCATTAATGCAAACTTCTCTGAAGTCAGATGGAAAAATGTCAAGATCAATTTTGACAATGTCGGTGCAGGATACCTGGCACTTCTGCAAGTG GCAACATTCAAAGGTTGGATGGACATTATGTATGCGGCAATAGATTCTCGAAAG GTGGAGGACCAGCCTATCTACGAGGACAACTTATACATGTACATCTACTttgtcatcttcatcatctttgGCTCGTTCTTCACTCTAAACCTCTTCATTGGTGTCATCATTGATAACTTCaaccaacaaaagaaaaag TTTGGAGGTCAGGATATCTTCATGACGGAGGAACAGAAGAAATACTACAATGCCATGAAGAAACTAGGGTCAAAGAAACCACAAAAACCAATACCCAGGCCGCAG AACCAGATCCAGGGCATGGTGTTTGACTTTGTGACGCAGCAGGTGTTCGACATCTCCATCATGATCTTAATCTGCCTTAACATGGTCACCATGATGGTGGAGACAGACGATCAGACCGAGGACACTGAGGTTGTGCTTTACTGGGTCAACTTCATCTTCATTGTGGTCTTCACTTGCGAGTTTGTATTGAAGCTCTTTGCGCTGCGCCACTACTACTTCACCAATGGTTGGAACATCTTCGATGTTGTTGTGGTCATCCTTTCAATTGTAG GAATGTTTCTGGCTGACCTGATTGAGAAGTACTTTGTGTCACCAACACTCTTCAGGGTGATTCGTCTGGCTCGTATCGGCAGGATCCTGCGTCTCATCAAGGGGGCCAAAGGAATCAGAACTCTGCTGTTTGCCCtaatgatgtcacttcctgccTTGTTCAACATTGGCTTACTTCTTTTCCTGGTTATGttcattttctccatctttGGCATGTCCAACTTTGGCTATGTGAAACACGGGGCTGGAATTGATGATATGTACAACTTTGAGACCTTCGGCAACAGCATGATCATCCTGTTTATGATCACCACGTCAGCTGGCTGGGACGGCCTGCTGCTGCCCATTCTTAACTACGCTCCAGACTGCGACCCCTTACTGGAAAATCCTGGCACCCCTGCCACAGGAGACTGTGGCAACCCTTCTGTGGGCATCTTCTTCTTTGTTATGTATATCATTATTTCTTTCCTCATTGTGGTCAACATGTACATCGCCATCATCTTGGAGAACTTCAGTGTGGCCACAGAGGAGAGTGCCGACCCACTCAGCGAGGATGACTTTGAGACCTTTTATGAGATTTGGGAGAAGTTTGACCCTGATGCGTGCCAGTTCATCACCTATGCCAAGCTTTCGGACTTTGCTGATTCACTTGAACACCCACTCCGAGTCCCCAAGCCCAACACCATTGAACTGATCGCCATGGACATGCCTATGGTGAGTGGTGACCGCATCCACTGCCTGGACATCCTTTTTGCCTTCACTAAGCGTGTGCTGGGTGACAGTGGCGAGTTGGACATGTTGAGGCAACAAATGGAGGAGCGTTTTGTGGCTGCCAATCCCTCCAAGGTCTCTTACGAGCCAATCACCACCACTCTGAGGCGCAAGCAGGAGGATGTGTCATCCAAAATAATTCAAAGGGCCTACCGTTCCTACCTGGCAAGGCGGGGCTTTGTCTGTAAGCGCAAACCAGCCAATAACAAAGTGGAGAATGGCGGGAACAATCAGGAACAAGAAAAGAAGGAGGGCACTCCCTCAACTGCCTCCCTGCCTTCTTATGACAGTGTAACCAAACCTGACAAGGAGAAACAGGATGACAACAATGAGGgcaagggagggaggaaagagaaaggaagaaaccAAAAAGACATCAGGGAATCTAAATGTTAG